The following are encoded in a window of Streptomyces sp. Go-475 genomic DNA:
- a CDS encoding acyl-CoA desaturase — MTAIDPTAHLTAEQIEQLGRELDAIRDEVIAGRGEKDAAYIRKVISAQRKLELVSRGVLLFSIFPPAWIIGTAGLSVAKIMDNMEIGHNILHGQWDWMRDPKIHSTTWEWDHVSPADQWKHSHNELHHTYTNVLGKDNDLGYGIMRVDEDQKWHPFHLGQPLWNFINACFFEYGIAAYDLELGKNLHKRRRKNPEFRARAKAVGRKIRKQVLKDYVIHPLLSGPSFLPTLAATFTANLVRNIWSHSVIMCGHFPEGVQVFERRSIKGETRGEWYLRQMMGSANISGSKAMHFMTGNLSHQIEHHLFPYLPSNRYAEVSVKVRALFEKYELEYVTGPLPKQVFSAWRKVFRLSLPNRKPKVKTPDREQELVAA, encoded by the coding sequence TTGACCGCCATCGACCCCACCGCCCACCTGACCGCGGAGCAGATCGAGCAGCTCGGCCGCGAGCTGGACGCGATCCGCGACGAGGTGATCGCCGGCCGCGGTGAGAAGGACGCCGCCTACATCCGTAAGGTCATCTCGGCGCAGCGCAAGCTCGAGCTGGTCAGCAGGGGCGTGCTCCTGTTCTCGATCTTCCCGCCCGCGTGGATCATCGGCACCGCCGGTCTGTCCGTGGCGAAGATCATGGACAACATGGAGATCGGCCACAACATCCTGCACGGCCAGTGGGACTGGATGCGCGACCCGAAGATCCACTCCACCACCTGGGAATGGGACCACGTCTCGCCGGCGGACCAGTGGAAGCACTCGCACAACGAGCTGCACCACACGTACACCAACGTGCTCGGCAAGGACAACGACCTCGGCTACGGCATCATGCGCGTCGACGAGGACCAGAAGTGGCACCCGTTCCACCTCGGCCAGCCGCTGTGGAACTTCATCAACGCCTGCTTCTTCGAGTACGGCATCGCAGCGTACGACCTGGAGCTCGGCAAGAACCTGCACAAGCGCCGCCGCAAGAACCCGGAGTTCCGCGCGCGGGCCAAGGCCGTGGGCCGTAAGATCCGCAAGCAGGTCCTCAAGGACTATGTGATCCACCCGCTGCTGTCGGGCCCGTCGTTCCTCCCCACGCTCGCCGCCACGTTCACCGCGAACCTGGTCCGCAACATCTGGTCCCACTCGGTGATCATGTGCGGGCACTTCCCCGAGGGTGTGCAGGTCTTCGAGCGCCGGTCGATCAAGGGCGAGACGCGCGGCGAGTGGTACCTGCGCCAGATGATGGGCTCGGCGAACATCAGCGGCAGCAAGGCCATGCACTTCATGACCGGGAACCTGTCGCACCAGATCGAGCACCACCTGTTCCCGTACCTGCCGAGCAACCGGTACGCCGAGGTCTCGGTGAAGGTGCGCGCGTTGTTCGAGAAGTACGAGCTGGAGTATGTCACCGGGCCACTGCCCAAGCAGGTGTTCTCCGCGTGGCGCAAGGTCTTCCGGCTCTCACTGCCGAACAGGAAGCCCAAGGTCAAAACCCCGGACCGCGAGCAGGAGCTCGTCGCGGCCTGA
- a CDS encoding alpha/beta hydrolase — translation MPQTSAVDRTHRLVPSPAGRTHLVEQGDGPLVLLLHGFPESWYAWRHQLPALAAAGYRAVAVDVRGYGRSSRPADVAAYRLMELVTDNVAVVEALGERSAVLVGHDWGATIAATSALVRPDVFRAVGLLSVPYTPPGGPRPSEVFAGMGGDEEFYVSYFQEPGRAETEVEPDVRGWLAGFYAALSADTMPEADPHFVARGGRLRDRFPVGRLPRWLSETDLDVYAGEFERTGMTGALNRYRNMDRDWEDLADFAGAPVTQPSLFIGGGLDASTTWLADAIEAFPATLPGLTASHILDGCGHFLQQERPAETNRLLVEWLGGLRG, via the coding sequence ATGCCGCAGACGTCCGCCGTCGACCGCACGCACCGCCTCGTGCCGTCACCGGCCGGCCGCACCCACCTCGTGGAACAGGGGGACGGGCCGCTCGTGCTCCTGCTGCACGGATTCCCCGAGTCCTGGTACGCCTGGCGCCACCAACTGCCCGCGCTGGCCGCGGCCGGTTACCGGGCGGTGGCCGTCGACGTCCGCGGCTACGGACGCTCGTCCCGGCCCGCCGACGTGGCGGCGTACCGGCTCATGGAGCTGGTGACGGACAACGTCGCCGTGGTGGAGGCGCTGGGCGAGCGGTCCGCCGTGCTCGTCGGGCACGACTGGGGTGCGACGATCGCCGCGACCTCCGCGCTGGTCCGGCCCGACGTGTTCCGCGCGGTGGGGCTGCTGAGCGTGCCCTACACGCCGCCCGGCGGCCCCAGGCCGAGTGAGGTGTTCGCGGGGATGGGCGGCGACGAGGAGTTCTACGTCTCCTACTTCCAGGAGCCGGGCCGGGCCGAGACGGAGGTCGAGCCCGACGTGCGCGGCTGGCTCGCGGGCTTCTACGCGGCTCTGTCCGCGGACACGATGCCCGAAGCCGACCCGCATTTCGTGGCGCGGGGCGGCCGGTTGCGCGACCGGTTCCCCGTCGGCCGGCTGCCGCGCTGGCTGAGCGAGACGGACCTCGACGTCTACGCCGGGGAGTTCGAGCGCACGGGCATGACCGGCGCCCTGAACCGCTACCGGAACATGGACCGCGACTGGGAGGACCTGGCGGACTTCGCCGGCGCGCCCGTCACCCAGCCGTCGCTGTTCATCGGCGGCGGCCTGGACGCGTCCACGACCTGGCTCGCCGACGCGATCGAGGCGTTCCCGGCCACACTGCCGGGCCTGACGGCGTCCCACATCCTCGACGGCTGCGGCCACTTCCTCCAGCAGGAACGTCCCGCCGAGACCAACCGGCTGCTGGTCGAGTGGCTGGGCGGCCTTCGGGGTTAG
- a CDS encoding lamin tail domain-containing protein, whose protein sequence is MRIRLVAATAAAAGALTALTAAPAQAAEYNSALKIGGVQYDAPGRDSNNCRTGNTDEEYLKIKNYSRSTTVNLKGYVVKDAAGNKFTFTANHTLQPGDYVKLRGGNGSDSDANNVVYRDNCNFMWNNDKDTIYVYKPSGSRADVHSYTKSGSDKDGNGYITFHG, encoded by the coding sequence ATGCGTATACGCCTTGTCGCCGCCACGGCCGCCGCTGCCGGAGCCCTGACCGCCCTGACGGCGGCCCCGGCCCAGGCCGCCGAGTACAACTCCGCGCTGAAGATCGGCGGTGTCCAGTACGACGCCCCCGGCCGCGACTCCAACAACTGCCGGACGGGGAACACCGACGAGGAGTACCTGAAGATCAAGAACTACTCGCGGTCGACGACGGTGAACCTCAAGGGCTACGTCGTGAAGGACGCCGCCGGGAACAAGTTCACCTTCACCGCGAACCACACCCTTCAGCCGGGTGACTACGTGAAGCTGCGCGGCGGCAACGGGTCCGACTCCGACGCGAACAACGTCGTCTACCGCGACAACTGCAACTTCATGTGGAACAACGACAAGGACACGATCTACGTGTACAAGCCGTCCGGCAGCCGGGCCGACGTGCACTCGTACACCAAGAGCGGCTCCGACAAGGACGGCAACGGGTACATCACGTTCCACGGCTGA
- a CDS encoding FAD-dependent oxidoreductase: MPRPLRVAIVGSGPAGIYAADALLKSEVAAEPGVSIDIFERMPAPFGLIRYGVAPDHPRIKGIITALHQVLDKPQIRLFGNVDYGTDIGLDDLRVFYDGVIFATGAMADRALSIPGIDLDGSYGAADFVSWYDGHPDVPRTWPLEAEKVAVLGVGNVALDIARVLAKTADELLPTEIPPNVYEGLKANRAKEIHVFGRRGPAQAKFSPMELRELDHSPNIEVIVDPEDIDYDEGSIATRRGNKQADMVAKTLENWAIRDVGDRPHKLFLHFFESPVEVLGEDGKVVGLRTERTELDGTGNVKGTGTFKTWDVTAVYRAVGYLSDKLPKLPWDIDSGTVPDEGGRVMQESGEHLQSTYVTGWIRRGPVGLIGHTKGDANETVSNLLDDYANGRLHTPSTPAPEAVDAFLAERDVRFTTWDGWYRLDAAEKALGEPEGRERVKIVEREDMLRASGA, encoded by the coding sequence ATGCCCCGCCCCCTGCGGGTAGCCATCGTCGGATCCGGCCCCGCCGGGATCTACGCCGCCGACGCCCTGCTCAAGTCCGAGGTGGCCGCCGAACCCGGCGTGTCCATCGACATCTTCGAGCGCATGCCGGCGCCGTTCGGACTGATCCGGTACGGCGTCGCCCCCGACCACCCGCGGATCAAGGGCATCATCACGGCCCTGCACCAGGTGCTCGACAAGCCCCAGATCCGGCTCTTCGGCAACGTGGACTACGGCACCGACATCGGCCTGGACGACCTGCGCGTGTTCTACGACGGCGTGATCTTCGCCACCGGCGCGATGGCCGACCGGGCACTGTCCATCCCTGGCATCGACCTCGACGGCTCCTACGGCGCCGCCGACTTCGTCTCCTGGTACGACGGCCACCCGGACGTGCCGCGCACCTGGCCGCTGGAGGCGGAGAAGGTCGCCGTGCTCGGCGTCGGCAACGTCGCGCTCGACATCGCGCGCGTGCTGGCCAAGACGGCGGACGAGTTGCTGCCGACGGAGATCCCGCCGAACGTGTACGAGGGTCTGAAGGCCAACCGGGCCAAGGAGATCCACGTGTTCGGCCGCCGGGGCCCGGCGCAGGCGAAGTTCAGCCCGATGGAGCTGCGGGAGCTGGACCACTCCCCCAACATCGAGGTCATCGTCGACCCCGAGGACATCGACTACGACGAGGGCTCGATCGCCACCCGGCGCGGCAACAAGCAGGCCGACATGGTCGCCAAGACGCTGGAGAACTGGGCGATCCGCGACGTCGGCGACCGGCCCCACAAGCTCTTCCTGCACTTCTTCGAGTCCCCGGTCGAGGTCCTCGGCGAGGACGGCAAGGTCGTCGGCCTGCGCACCGAGCGCACGGAACTCGACGGCACCGGCAACGTCAAGGGCACCGGCACGTTCAAGACGTGGGACGTCACCGCGGTCTACCGCGCGGTGGGCTACCTGTCCGACAAACTGCCCAAGCTACCCTGGGACATCGACTCCGGCACCGTCCCGGACGAGGGCGGTCGGGTCATGCAGGAGTCCGGCGAGCACCTGCAGTCCACGTACGTCACCGGCTGGATCCGGCGTGGCCCCGTGGGCCTGATCGGCCACACCAAGGGCGACGCGAACGAGACGGTGTCGAACCTGCTGGACGACTACGCGAACGGCCGGCTGCACACGCCCTCGACTCCCGCGCCGGAGGCCGTGGACGCGTTCCTCGCCGAGCGAGACGTCCGCTTCACCACCTGGGACGGCTGGTACCGGCTGGACGCCGCGGAGAAGGCCCTCGGCGAGCCGGAGGGACGCGAGCGCGTGAAGATCGTCGAGCGCGAGGACATGCTCCGCGCCAGCGGCGCCTGA
- a CDS encoding RNA polymerase sigma factor: MTAPPSVGARRAPGRCDESDASVIERSQEDPDAFAVLFDRYADDIHRYIARRLGTEAADDLMAETFVTAFQQRRRYDLARSPARPWLYGIATNLVGRHRRAEARRLRALSRVAAEAPGERGGDTEPLADRVAARVSAEGSRAALAGALAALPARHRDVLLVIAWGDLDYAEAAQALDIPVGTVRSRLHRARKKLREALGGSDPTAPHDETDETGPTGETKETARG, translated from the coding sequence GTGACCGCGCCCCCGAGCGTCGGAGCCCGCCGCGCCCCCGGCCGGTGCGACGAGTCCGACGCCTCGGTGATCGAGCGGTCGCAGGAGGACCCCGACGCGTTCGCGGTGCTCTTCGACCGCTACGCCGACGACATCCACCGGTACATCGCCCGGCGGCTCGGCACCGAGGCGGCCGACGACCTGATGGCCGAGACCTTCGTCACCGCCTTCCAGCAGCGCCGCCGCTACGACCTGGCGCGGTCGCCCGCTCGCCCCTGGCTGTACGGCATCGCCACCAACCTCGTCGGCCGGCACCGGCGCGCCGAGGCCCGCCGGCTGCGTGCCCTGTCCCGCGTCGCCGCGGAGGCACCGGGCGAACGCGGCGGTGACACCGAGCCGTTGGCGGACCGGGTCGCCGCCCGGGTCAGCGCCGAGGGCTCACGCGCCGCCCTGGCCGGGGCCCTCGCGGCGCTGCCCGCCCGTCACCGCGATGTGCTGCTGGTGATCGCCTGGGGCGACCTCGACTACGCGGAGGCCGCGCAGGCCCTCGACATCCCGGTGGGCACCGTCCGCTCCCGGCTGCACCGGGCCCGGAAGAAACTGCGCGAAGCGCTGGGCGGCTCGGATCCCACCGCCCCGCACGACGAGACGGACGAGACCGGCCCGACCGGCGAGACGAAGGAGACCGCTCGTGGATGA
- a CDS encoding CU044_5270 family protein: MDDLTAVRELEADVPPLTDRARNEARARLLRAVHRETHPDGVRAFPRRLALRTAIAATATAAAATGAVVLTAGREERDGTAPQLAGAARLLHRAAERSRTDSAHLPVPRDDQYLYTKETTTRTYLKGGKTQRFTDESWLSVDGSKPSRYSYYGRILDEPPLGEHQVRWPPTEYAKLKKWPTDPDKLLEILKVRAADRPEADRDAYLNACLLMRGPRVMPPGLQAAAFEAVAQLPGIELDHHAVDALGRHGVAVSHPGLAFAFIFDPKTYAYLGLRQEGSKGGRWVDGELRGGQKYTEVKGVVAVGVVDRIGQRPPAGTVR, from the coding sequence GTGGATGACCTCACCGCGGTGCGCGAACTGGAGGCCGACGTGCCCCCGCTGACCGACCGGGCCCGCAACGAGGCCCGAGCCCGCCTCCTGCGGGCCGTCCACCGGGAAACCCACCCGGACGGCGTCCGGGCCTTCCCCCGCAGGCTCGCGCTCCGCACCGCCATCGCCGCGACGGCCACCGCGGCCGCGGCCACCGGCGCCGTCGTCCTGACGGCCGGCCGCGAGGAACGGGACGGCACGGCACCGCAGTTGGCCGGCGCGGCACGGCTCCTGCACCGGGCCGCCGAGCGGTCCCGCACCGACAGCGCGCACCTGCCGGTCCCGCGCGACGACCAGTACCTCTACACCAAGGAGACCACCACCCGTACGTACCTCAAGGGCGGGAAGACCCAGCGGTTCACCGACGAGAGCTGGCTGTCGGTCGACGGCTCCAAGCCCTCCCGGTACAGCTACTACGGCCGGATCCTCGACGAACCTCCCCTGGGCGAGCACCAGGTGCGCTGGCCCCCCACGGAGTACGCGAAGCTCAAGAAGTGGCCCACGGATCCCGACAAGCTCCTGGAGATCCTCAAAGTGCGCGCGGCGGACCGTCCGGAAGCCGACCGGGACGCCTACCTGAACGCCTGCCTGCTCATGCGCGGCCCCCGCGTGATGCCGCCCGGCCTCCAGGCCGCCGCCTTCGAGGCCGTCGCCCAGCTGCCCGGCATCGAACTGGACCACCACGCGGTGGACGCGCTCGGACGCCACGGCGTCGCCGTCTCCCACCCCGGCCTGGCCTTCGCCTTCATCTTCGACCCGAAGACCTACGCCTACCTCGGTCTGCGGCAGGAAGGATCGAAGGGCGGCCGCTGGGTGGACGGCGAGCTGCGGGGCGGCCAGAAGTACACGGAGGTCAAGGGAGTGGTGGCGGTGGGGGTGGTGGACCGGATCGGACAGCGGCCCCCGGCGGGCACGGTCCGGTGA
- a CDS encoding SpoIIE family protein phosphatase/ATP-binding protein, translating to MVRLLGRSGTRSPLRPGAAPSARQRREAGPSRWHPVAGLRSALGGRSVAGQVFLLVVVIVLLLVVAAVVALLLQVRHDTTLEARNRSLAVAETFANAPGTVEALRSPDPTAVLQPRAEAARERSEVDFVVVMNTDGIRYTHPKTDRIGKRFVGTIAPALAGKAVTEEIEGTIGPLVQAVVPVKDPDGRVVGLVSAGITTAKVGGTADEQLPLLLSAAAAALALATAGAALVSRRLLRQTHGLGPHEMTRMYEHHDAVLHAVREGVLIVDDGGTLVLANDEAHRLLGLPADAEGRHVLSLGLDPGTADLLASGRVATDEVHLVGDRLLAVNQRTTDHAGGPPGSVATLRDSTELRALSGRAETARERLNMLYDAGVGIGTSLDVTRTAEELTELAVPRFADFATVDLFDAVLGGGQPDAAAALSRTALSGIRKDAPLYAVGERIRFVESSPQGRSLATGRPVLEPRLSEAPGWQAQDLERSAQIVDYGIHSLITVPLRAGTLLLGVVSFWRCEKPEPFDEDELALAEELVARAAVSIDNARRYTREHSMAVTLQRSLLPRNLPEQGALEIAYRYLPAQAGVGGDWFDVLPLSGARVALVVGDVVGHGLHAAATMGRLRTAVHNFSALDLPPEELIALLDELVGRIDQDETEAEGSAPVTGATCLYAVYDPVSRRCTVARAGHPPPALIHPDGSVEFPEVPAGPPLGLGGLPFETAELELAEGSRLVLYTDGLVEDRERDIDVGLEMLREALSRSGKSPEETCRTVLDSQLTARSSDDIALIVARTRALAADRVAEWPVPADPAAVGEVRAAVSRQLAEWGLEELTFTTELILSELVTNALRYGEGPIRVRVLRDRNLICEVFDSSSTSPHLRYATMTDEGGRGLFLVAQLAERWGTRYLPAGKVIWAEQPLP from the coding sequence ATGGTCCGACTCTTGGGTCGATCCGGGACTCGATCGCCCCTGCGGCCCGGCGCTGCGCCGTCCGCACGGCAGCGGCGGGAGGCGGGCCCGTCGCGGTGGCATCCGGTGGCGGGGCTGCGGTCGGCGCTGGGCGGGCGCAGCGTCGCCGGGCAGGTGTTCCTGCTGGTCGTGGTGATCGTGCTGCTGCTGGTCGTGGCGGCCGTGGTGGCGCTGCTCCTGCAGGTGCGGCACGACACGACGCTGGAGGCCCGCAACCGTTCGCTCGCCGTCGCGGAGACCTTCGCCAACGCGCCGGGCACCGTCGAGGCGCTGCGCAGTCCCGATCCCACGGCCGTGCTGCAGCCGCGGGCCGAGGCCGCCCGCGAGCGGTCGGAGGTCGACTTCGTCGTCGTCATGAACACCGACGGCATCCGCTACACCCACCCCAAGACGGACCGCATCGGCAAGCGGTTCGTCGGGACCATCGCACCGGCCCTGGCCGGGAAGGCGGTGACCGAGGAGATCGAGGGCACCATCGGTCCCCTCGTGCAGGCCGTGGTGCCGGTGAAGGACCCGGACGGCCGGGTCGTGGGCCTGGTGTCGGCGGGGATCACGACGGCGAAGGTCGGCGGGACCGCCGACGAGCAGCTGCCGCTCCTGCTCTCCGCCGCCGCGGCGGCGCTCGCCCTGGCGACGGCGGGTGCCGCGCTGGTGAGCAGGCGGCTGCTGCGCCAGACCCACGGCCTCGGGCCGCACGAGATGACCCGGATGTACGAACACCACGACGCCGTGCTGCACGCCGTCCGCGAGGGTGTCCTCATCGTCGACGACGGGGGCACGCTGGTGCTCGCCAACGACGAGGCGCACCGGCTGCTCGGGCTGCCCGCCGACGCCGAGGGCCGGCACGTCCTCAGCCTGGGTCTCGACCCGGGCACCGCCGACCTGCTGGCTTCCGGGCGCGTCGCCACCGACGAGGTGCACCTCGTCGGGGACCGGCTGCTGGCCGTCAACCAGCGGACCACCGACCACGCGGGCGGCCCGCCCGGCAGTGTCGCCACGCTGCGCGACTCCACCGAGCTGCGCGCCCTGTCCGGCCGGGCCGAGACCGCGCGGGAACGGCTCAACATGCTGTACGACGCCGGCGTGGGCATCGGGACGAGCCTGGACGTGACCCGCACGGCCGAGGAACTGACCGAGCTGGCCGTGCCCCGGTTCGCCGACTTCGCCACCGTGGACCTGTTCGACGCGGTGCTGGGCGGCGGGCAGCCGGACGCGGCGGCCGCGCTGAGCCGCACGGCGCTGAGCGGCATCCGCAAGGACGCTCCGCTGTACGCCGTCGGGGAGCGGATCAGGTTCGTCGAGTCCTCCCCGCAGGGCCGCAGCCTCGCCACCGGCCGGCCGGTCCTGGAACCCCGGCTGAGCGAGGCACCGGGCTGGCAGGCGCAGGACCTCGAACGCTCGGCGCAGATCGTCGACTACGGCATCCACTCCCTGATCACGGTGCCGCTGCGGGCCGGCACCCTGCTGCTGGGGGTGGTCAGCTTCTGGCGCTGCGAGAAGCCGGAGCCGTTCGACGAGGACGAGCTGGCCCTGGCGGAGGAGCTGGTCGCGCGGGCCGCCGTCTCCATCGACAACGCGCGCCGCTACACCCGCGAGCACAGCATGGCGGTGACGCTCCAGCGCAGCCTGCTCCCGAGGAACCTGCCCGAGCAGGGCGCGCTGGAGATCGCCTACCGCTATCTGCCCGCGCAGGCCGGTGTGGGCGGTGACTGGTTCGACGTGCTGCCGCTGTCGGGGGCCCGGGTCGCGCTCGTGGTCGGCGACGTCGTCGGCCACGGTCTGCACGCCGCGGCCACGATGGGGCGGCTGCGCACGGCGGTGCACAACTTCTCCGCCCTCGACCTGCCGCCCGAGGAACTCATCGCCCTGCTGGACGAGTTGGTCGGCCGCATCGACCAGGACGAGACGGAGGCGGAGGGCAGCGCCCCGGTCACCGGCGCGACCTGCCTGTACGCCGTCTACGACCCGGTCTCCCGGCGGTGCACCGTCGCGCGGGCCGGACATCCGCCGCCGGCCCTGATCCACCCCGACGGCAGCGTCGAGTTCCCCGAGGTGCCGGCCGGGCCCCCGCTCGGCCTCGGCGGTCTGCCGTTCGAGACGGCGGAACTGGAGCTGGCCGAGGGCAGCCGGCTCGTGCTCTACACCGACGGGCTGGTCGAGGACCGGGAGCGGGACATCGACGTCGGCCTGGAGATGCTGCGCGAGGCCCTGAGCCGGTCCGGGAAGTCCCCCGAGGAGACCTGCCGGACCGTGCTGGACTCACAGCTCACGGCCCGCTCCAGCGACGACATCGCGTTGATCGTCGCGCGCACCCGGGCGCTCGCCGCCGACCGGGTCGCCGAGTGGCCCGTGCCGGCCGACCCGGCGGCCGTGGGCGAGGTGCGGGCGGCGGTCAGCCGGCAGCTGGCCGAGTGGGGCCTGGAGGAGCTGACGTTCACCACCGAGCTCATCCTGAGCGAGCTGGTCACCAACGCGCTCCGGTACGGAGAGGGCCCCATTCGCGTGCGGGTGCTGCGCGATCGCAACCTGATCTGCGAGGTGTTCGACAGCAGCAGCACCTCGCCGCACCTGCGGTACGCGACCATGACGGACGAGGGCGGGCGGGGGCTGTTCCTCGTCGCGCAGCTCGCGGAGCGCTGGGGGACGCGTTATCTGCCCGCGGGAAAGGTGATCTGGGCGGAGCAGCCCCTGCCGTGA
- a CDS encoding ATP-binding protein, with protein sequence MPAPPAAPAPLSASATLRVECSREGFARVRSFTRDTLHVWSLDHCCDDATLVITELTANAATHAAAGAPGTPEIRLGFLLDPTHLLVTVSDPDDHPPVYAPAGSSLEENGRGLCIVDALSEEWGWTPSPPAGKTVWARLSTCPPL encoded by the coding sequence GTGCCGGCGCCCCCGGCCGCCCCGGCCCCCCTGTCCGCCTCGGCCACCCTGCGTGTCGAGTGCAGTCGGGAGGGCTTCGCACGCGTCCGGTCCTTCACACGTGACACCCTCCACGTGTGGTCGCTCGACCACTGCTGTGACGACGCCACCCTCGTCATCACCGAGCTCACCGCCAACGCCGCGACGCACGCGGCGGCGGGAGCACCGGGCACGCCGGAGATCCGGCTCGGGTTCCTCCTGGACCCGACGCACCTGCTGGTCACCGTCTCCGACCCCGACGACCATCCGCCCGTGTACGCGCCCGCCGGCTCCTCCCTGGAGGAGAACGGCCGCGGCCTGTGCATCGTCGACGCCCTGTCCGAGGAGTGGGGCTGGACCCCCAGCCCTCCGGCGGGCAAGACGGTCTGGGCCAGATTGTCGACCTGTCCACCCCTCTGA
- a CDS encoding DUF397 domain-containing protein has protein sequence MPPVRNGVQASSLDACWIKSRHSNAEGNCVEVAPLVDGGIAVRNSRDPDGPALVYTAAELRAFLAGAKDGEFDHLV, from the coding sequence GTGCCACCAGTGCGGAACGGAGTGCAGGCGAGTTCGTTGGACGCCTGCTGGATCAAGAGCCGGCACAGCAACGCCGAGGGCAACTGCGTCGAGGTGGCTCCCCTCGTCGACGGGGGCATCGCCGTGCGCAACTCCCGCGACCCCGACGGGCCCGCCCTGGTCTACACGGCCGCGGAGCTGCGGGCGTTCCTGGCCGGGGCCAAGGACGGAGAGTTCGACCACCTGGTGTGA
- a CDS encoding helix-turn-helix transcriptional regulator, whose product MSAASHRISRLEPYLDRPEPAPTLLKMLVGVQLAGFREDAGLAQDQAARAVGFSAAKLSRIEAGKGRRPPTESDVRALLELYGTDAYEASVLLKLLRRAGEPGWWQRYDKRLMPEWFDRLVGLQEAAATIRTFEIQYVPGLLQTPAYARAVVERGLPNAPAGEVERRVELRTRRARLLSRTDAPQLWAIIDESVLLRVLGSTDVMREQLAHLVEMAQRPHVTVQIVPLSVTNASAPAIPVTYLRFGGLDLPDVVYLEHIRSANFLEDRDETEEYRIALDRLADEALKPRDSLDMLRRTMEQRYP is encoded by the coding sequence ATGTCCGCCGCGTCGCATCGCATCTCCCGTCTGGAACCCTACCTGGACAGGCCCGAGCCGGCGCCGACTCTGCTGAAGATGCTCGTCGGTGTGCAGCTGGCAGGCTTCCGTGAGGACGCCGGGCTCGCCCAGGACCAGGCGGCGCGCGCTGTCGGTTTCAGCGCCGCGAAACTGTCCCGCATCGAGGCGGGCAAGGGCCGCCGCCCGCCGACGGAGAGCGACGTCCGGGCGCTGCTGGAGCTGTACGGCACCGATGCCTACGAAGCCTCGGTGCTGCTCAAGCTGCTGCGGCGCGCCGGTGAGCCGGGCTGGTGGCAGCGGTACGACAAGCGGCTGATGCCCGAGTGGTTCGACCGCCTGGTCGGACTCCAGGAGGCCGCCGCCACCATCCGTACCTTCGAGATCCAGTACGTGCCCGGCCTGTTGCAGACCCCCGCCTATGCCAGGGCGGTGGTGGAGCGCGGCCTGCCGAACGCGCCCGCCGGCGAGGTGGAGCGGCGCGTCGAACTCCGCACGCGCCGGGCGCGGCTGCTGTCCCGGACCGACGCCCCGCAGCTGTGGGCGATCATCGACGAGTCCGTGCTGCTGCGTGTCCTGGGCAGCACCGACGTGATGCGGGAACAGCTCGCGCACCTGGTCGAGATGGCGCAGCGTCCCCATGTGACGGTGCAGATCGTCCCCCTGAGCGTCACGAACGCCTCGGCGCCCGCCATCCCGGTGACGTATCTGCGCTTCGGTGGCCTGGACCTGCCCGACGTGGTCTACCTGGAGCACATCCGGAGCGCCAACTTCCTCGAGGACCGCGACGAGACGGAGGAGTACCGGATCGCGCTGGACCGCCTCGCGGACGAGGCGCTCAAGCCGCGCGACTCCCTCGACATGCTGCGTCGGACGATGGAGCAGCGCTACCCCTGA